From [Clostridium] symbiosum, a single genomic window includes:
- the murI gene encoding glutamate racemase encodes MDNRPVGIFDSGVGGLSAVKAMLQAAPNESIIYFGDTARVPYGNRSRNEITCLSMQDVNFLRIFNLKTILIACNTITANCIDALRAANQDIPIIGVVESAAIAAAEATRNKKIGVIATQATVESGIYRRKLEDTLPGVKVFEQKCPKFVPLIERGHINPDDPKLLPVVEEYCKGLKEEKVDVVILGCTHYPLIQEAIRNYMGSGVTLIDSGGESVKAVLKGLSEKNQKAAPLIKGSDKYFCSGDVGRFGTVANMFLQKNIQPYASEINIERF; translated from the coding sequence ATGGATAATCGTCCGGTTGGCATTTTTGATTCAGGAGTGGGAGGGCTGTCGGCCGTAAAAGCCATGCTTCAGGCGGCGCCCAATGAGAGTATTATTTATTTTGGGGACACAGCGCGCGTTCCTTATGGGAACAGAAGCAGAAATGAGATAACCTGCCTGTCGATGCAGGACGTGAATTTCCTTCGTATCTTTAATCTGAAAACAATTCTGATAGCATGTAATACCATAACGGCAAACTGTATTGATGCGCTGAGGGCGGCAAATCAGGATATTCCGATTATCGGCGTGGTGGAATCGGCGGCAATTGCGGCCGCAGAAGCAACCAGAAATAAAAAAATCGGTGTAATTGCAACACAGGCAACGGTGGAAAGCGGAATTTACAGGAGGAAACTCGAAGATACTCTGCCCGGGGTTAAGGTATTTGAGCAGAAGTGCCCAAAGTTCGTCCCCTTAATCGAGAGAGGCCATATCAATCCGGACGATCCGAAGCTGCTCCCGGTGGTGGAAGAATACTGTAAGGGGTTGAAGGAGGAGAAGGTCGATGTGGTAATACTCGGCTGCACCCATTACCCGCTGATCCAGGAAGCTATCCGGAACTATATGGGCAGCGGCGTAACCCTGATTGATTCCGGAGGAGAATCCGTTAAAGCGGTGCTTAAGGGACTCTCGGAAAAAAACCAGAAAGCGGCTCCTCTCATCAAAGGAAGCGATAAGTATTTCTGCAGCGGGGATGTTGGAAGATTCGGCACCGTGGCAAATATGTTTTTACAGAAGAATATCCAGCCGTATGCATCGGAAATTAATATAGAAAGATTCTAA
- the glyA gene encoding serine hydroxymethyltransferase, translating into MSNSTKQDAVKLLDVFDPEMSGLLHREEKRQFETIGLIASENVVSPLASALEGSAFTNKNTEGYPGKRFVGGCQLADQAELLAIERVKKVFGAEHANIQSGNATIANMAVLTGLLKKGDTFLALELDNGGHLSHGAKFHYSGREFNALHYGVNKETERIDMEQVRQMALENRPKLIVTGASSYPRAIDYKAFREICDEAGAYFWVDCAHDCGLIAGGAIPSPVPYADVVTMSTQKTLRGPRGCGVILCREDLGQKIDRGVFPRLQGGPKGDMLAARGVLFQELLQPEFKEYAKQVCLNAKALAKGCKDEGMRLITGGTDTHMVMLDVTPVIANGQEAETLLCSLGIITNKNMIPYDTLPPRLGSGLRIGSPTMTTRGAKEEEMYNIGRMLGRGLKNKDNPAVLDEIRQEVYKIATSHPMFSSEWVSPLIREEFEKMYCHQTY; encoded by the coding sequence ATGTCCAACTCAACAAAACAGGATGCTGTCAAATTACTTGATGTCTTTGACCCTGAAATGTCCGGCCTTCTTCACCGCGAAGAAAAGCGCCAGTTTGAAACAATCGGTCTTATTGCTTCAGAAAACGTTGTTTCCCCACTTGCTTCCGCCCTGGAAGGTTCCGCATTTACAAACAAAAACACCGAAGGCTACCCGGGAAAACGGTTTGTAGGCGGCTGCCAGCTGGCAGACCAGGCCGAACTCCTTGCCATTGAACGTGTCAAGAAGGTCTTTGGCGCCGAACACGCCAATATCCAGTCGGGCAACGCTACCATTGCCAACATGGCGGTTCTCACCGGTTTATTAAAGAAAGGTGACACCTTCCTCGCCCTTGAACTCGACAATGGAGGCCATTTAAGCCACGGAGCCAAATTCCACTACAGCGGCCGTGAATTTAACGCCCTCCATTATGGCGTGAATAAGGAGACCGAGCGCATTGATATGGAGCAGGTCCGGCAGATGGCCCTTGAAAACAGGCCCAAACTCATTGTAACCGGCGCATCTTCTTATCCACGCGCCATCGATTATAAAGCATTCCGGGAAATCTGCGATGAGGCAGGCGCCTATTTCTGGGTAGACTGTGCCCATGACTGCGGCCTGATCGCCGGAGGCGCCATTCCAAGCCCGGTTCCCTACGCCGACGTTGTCACCATGTCCACCCAAAAAACACTGAGGGGTCCCCGCGGATGCGGCGTTATCCTCTGCCGTGAGGATCTGGGCCAGAAAATCGACCGCGGTGTATTTCCAAGACTTCAGGGCGGCCCAAAAGGCGACATGCTGGCCGCACGCGGAGTCCTCTTTCAGGAGCTGCTTCAACCGGAATTTAAAGAATATGCAAAACAGGTCTGCCTGAATGCAAAAGCACTTGCAAAAGGCTGTAAAGATGAGGGGATGCGCCTGATTACCGGAGGCACGGATACACATATGGTCATGCTGGATGTAACTCCCGTCATTGCCAACGGACAGGAGGCGGAGACTCTTCTCTGCAGTCTCGGCATAATCACCAATAAAAATATGATTCCCTATGACACACTTCCGCCCCGTCTTGGAAGCGGTCTCAGAATCGGCTCCCCTACCATGACCACAAGAGGCGCCAAGGAAGAGGAAATGTACAATATCGGCCGTATGCTGGGCCGGGGGCTTAAGAACAAGGACAATCCGGCCGTGCTCGATGAAATCAGGCAGGAAGTTTATAAAATCGCCACTTCCCATCCGATGTTCTCCAGCGAGTGGGTTTCACCGTTGATCCGGGAAGAATTTGAAAAAATGTACTGCCATCAGACCTATTAA
- the gdhA gene encoding NADP-specific glutamate dehydrogenase has product MNAYIKKVLNEVREKNANEPEFVQTVEEVLTSLSPVIDAHPEYEDNALLERMVIPERVIEFRVPWEDDNGKIHVNTGYRVQFNGAIGPYKGGLRFSPEVNLSVVKFLGFEQTFKDSLTTLPMGGAKGGCDFDPNGKSDREVMRFCQAFMTELYRHIGPDVDVPAGDLGVGAREVGYLYGQYRKIVGGFKNGVLTGKGRSFGGSLIRPEATGYGSVYYVEAVMKHENDTLAGKTVALAGFGNVAWGAAKKLAELGAKAVTLSGPDGYIYDPDGIVTDEKISYMLEMRASGRNKVQDYADQFGVPFYPGEKPWGQKVDIIMPCATQNDIDLEQAKKIVSNGVKYYIEVANMPTTNEALKFLMAQPGMVVAPSKAVNAGGVLVSGLEMSQNSERLSWTAEEVDSKLHQIMTEIHDGSADAAKRYGLGYNLVAGANIVGFQKVADAMMAQGIAW; this is encoded by the coding sequence ATGAATGCATATATCAAAAAAGTTCTGAATGAGGTAAGAGAAAAAAATGCGAATGAGCCGGAGTTTGTCCAGACGGTTGAAGAGGTTCTCACTTCTTTAAGTCCTGTGATTGATGCGCATCCTGAATATGAGGATAACGCGCTCCTGGAAAGGATGGTCATCCCGGAAAGAGTCATCGAATTCCGTGTTCCCTGGGAGGATGACAACGGAAAAATCCATGTAAACACGGGCTACAGGGTACAGTTTAACGGAGCAATCGGACCGTACAAAGGCGGACTTCGTTTTTCACCGGAAGTCAATCTTTCGGTTGTGAAGTTTCTCGGATTTGAACAGACGTTTAAGGACAGCCTGACAACGCTACCAATGGGCGGCGCCAAGGGCGGCTGCGATTTTGATCCAAACGGAAAAAGTGACAGGGAAGTTATGCGGTTCTGCCAGGCCTTTATGACTGAATTATACCGCCATATCGGACCGGATGTGGACGTTCCCGCCGGAGATCTCGGCGTCGGCGCCCGCGAAGTCGGATACCTGTACGGCCAGTACCGTAAAATTGTCGGCGGATTTAAGAACGGCGTCCTTACCGGAAAGGGCAGATCCTTCGGCGGCTCCCTCATCCGCCCGGAGGCTACCGGTTACGGTTCCGTTTATTATGTGGAAGCGGTTATGAAGCATGAGAACGACACGCTGGCCGGTAAGACCGTTGCCCTGGCCGGATTCGGCAACGTGGCATGGGGCGCCGCCAAGAAGCTGGCCGAATTAGGCGCTAAAGCGGTTACACTCTCCGGACCGGACGGATATATTTACGATCCGGACGGCATTGTGACCGATGAAAAAATCAGTTACATGCTGGAAATGAGGGCGTCCGGACGCAACAAAGTCCAGGACTATGCGGATCAATTCGGCGTGCCGTTCTACCCCGGCGAGAAACCCTGGGGACAGAAGGTTGACATTATCATGCCCTGCGCTACCCAGAATGATATCGATCTGGAACAGGCGAAAAAAATTGTTTCAAACGGTGTTAAGTACTATATTGAAGTCGCCAATATGCCCACTACAAATGAAGCGCTTAAATTCCTGATGGCACAGCCGGGCATGGTGGTTGCTCCATCCAAAGCCGTCAATGCCGGGGGCGTGCTTGTATCCGGACTTGAAATGAGCCAGAACAGCGAAAGACTTTCGTGGACTGCCGAAGAAGTTGACTCAAAACTGCATCAGATCATGACCGAAATTCATGACGGCTCGGCCGACGCGGCGAAGCGGTACGGCCTCGGCTATAATCTGGTAGCGGGCGCCAACATTGTCGGCTTCCAAAAAGTTGCGGATGCGATGATGGCCCAGGGTATCGCATGGTAG
- a CDS encoding acetyl-CoA hydrolase/transferase C-terminal domain-containing protein, translating into MKSFEEIYREKVMTADEALELIKDGDYMFSAQAAGEPAAILSHLQHLKETGVKNTTINTCLPLQYYDAFKDPEMQGVMSHNGWFFSPGLRDAHKKKLVSAIPQSSTSVLRKVLSRLEYEKRRPVVLATVSPMDSHGYMSLSVSAIYERDLINSGALTILEVNPNFPRTFGDTQVHVSEADALVESDRPIPVSKVAPYTEVDAEIGKYVASLVEDGSTIQLGIGNIPNAVAAELKSKKHLGIHTEMFTETMVDLIECGAVDNSRKGLLDGYSVCSFTMGSKRLYDYIDNNPAVLFKSCTFTNDPYTIGLNNRFVSVNATLEVDLTGQCASETVGHDQWSGTGGQSETVQGSQMSKGGKSIIAMHSTYKAKDENGGEALRSKIVPFLHEGAVVTTSRNDTDYIVTEYGIAWLRGKNVAERAEALISIAHPDFRDELREKAKEYGIW; encoded by the coding sequence ATGAAATCATTCGAAGAAATCTATCGTGAAAAAGTGATGACAGCCGACGAGGCCCTAGAACTGATAAAAGACGGAGACTATATGTTTTCCGCACAGGCGGCGGGAGAGCCGGCGGCAATCCTGTCCCATCTTCAGCACCTGAAAGAGACGGGAGTTAAAAATACTACCATCAATACCTGTCTTCCATTACAGTATTATGATGCATTCAAGGATCCGGAAATGCAGGGGGTAATGTCCCATAACGGATGGTTTTTCAGCCCCGGACTGCGAGATGCGCATAAAAAGAAACTGGTCAGCGCCATCCCACAGAGTTCCACCTCGGTTCTGCGTAAAGTGCTGAGCCGTCTGGAATATGAGAAGCGCCGCCCGGTAGTCCTGGCGACCGTTTCTCCGATGGACAGCCACGGATATATGTCGCTGTCCGTGAGCGCAATCTATGAGCGGGATTTAATCAACAGCGGAGCGCTGACAATTCTGGAGGTGAACCCTAATTTCCCACGTACCTTCGGAGACACGCAGGTCCATGTTTCCGAGGCAGACGCCCTCGTGGAATCCGACCGTCCCATCCCGGTGAGCAAGGTTGCGCCGTATACGGAAGTGGACGCGGAGATTGGAAAATATGTGGCCTCCCTGGTAGAGGACGGTTCCACAATTCAGCTGGGAATCGGCAATATTCCCAATGCCGTTGCTGCCGAGTTGAAGAGCAAAAAGCATTTGGGGATTCACACCGAAATGTTTACGGAGACCATGGTCGACCTGATCGAGTGCGGGGCGGTGGATAACTCCCGCAAAGGTCTTTTAGACGGATATTCGGTCTGCTCCTTTACGATGGGAAGTAAGCGCCTTTATGATTATATTGATAATAATCCGGCCGTACTGTTTAAATCATGTACATTTACAAATGACCCGTACACGATCGGACTTAACAACCGATTTGTCTCAGTCAATGCGACCCTGGAGGTGGATCTCACCGGCCAGTGCGCCTCCGAGACGGTGGGCCATGATCAGTGGTCGGGCACCGGCGGCCAGTCCGAGACGGTGCAGGGCTCCCAGATGTCCAAGGGAGGAAAATCCATCATTGCAATGCATTCCACATACAAGGCTAAGGATGAGAACGGCGGGGAAGCGCTGCGCTCCAAGATTGTGCCATTCCTGCACGAGGGGGCCGTCGTCACCACATCCAGGAACGATACGGATTATATTGTTACCGAGTATGGAATCGCATGGCTGCGCGGAAAAAATGTGGCCGAGAGGGCGGAGGCGTTAATCAGCATCGCCCATCCCGATTTCCGCGACGAGCTGAGGGAAAAAGCAAAAGAATACGGAATTTGGTAA
- a CDS encoding DUF3870 domain-containing protein, with protein MVKIFPEDSVFITGVAKVSKEDAINAMYGAFSLSMVIDIHTNTIINASANMVMEDTNLFLREILVGKNIVTDVALISEIIKKRFLALAQKAVLVALRDAQNRYLMAYPEAKL; from the coding sequence ATGGTTAAAATTTTTCCGGAAGATTCAGTATTTATCACAGGCGTTGCCAAGGTATCAAAAGAAGATGCCATCAACGCCATGTACGGTGCATTTTCCCTCAGTATGGTAATTGATATTCATACGAACACGATTATCAATGCCAGCGCCAACATGGTTATGGAAGACACCAATCTCTTTCTACGAGAAATTCTCGTTGGGAAAAATATTGTCACCGACGTCGCCCTCATCAGCGAAATCATCAAAAAAAGATTCCTGGCGCTGGCCCAAAAGGCGGTCCTTGTCGCTCTGAGGGACGCGCAGAACCGTTATCTTATGGCGTATCCGGAAGCTAAGCTTTAG
- a CDS encoding bifunctional 5,10-methylenetetrahydrofolate dehydrogenase/5,10-methenyltetrahydrofolate cyclohydrolase, translating into MAEILDGKEVAARLTEELRMRAENLKSRGVVPKLAIVRVGERVSDVKYEQSAAKKCATIGIEVELFHLGGEASQEELIASIEAVNRDGSIHGCLIFRPFPEGFDDALIRSKLDPDKDVDGITNGSLSGVFTGTRTGYTPCTADACMRILEHYGYDLEGKNVVVIGASLVVGRPLALMFLTREATVSLCHIKTRDVKRYCDNADIIVSAAGHAGLVKRNMVKPGQTVLDVGINVNKEGKLCGDVDFDAAAEIVDAITPVPGGVGSVTTSVLAMHTIEAAEAAWAPKN; encoded by the coding sequence ATGGCTGAAATATTAGATGGTAAGGAAGTAGCCGCCAGATTGACGGAAGAACTCAGAATGAGGGCGGAAAACTTAAAAAGCAGGGGCGTAGTGCCAAAATTGGCGATAGTGCGGGTGGGAGAAAGGGTCAGTGACGTCAAATACGAACAAAGCGCGGCGAAAAAATGCGCCACAATCGGGATTGAGGTGGAACTGTTCCATCTGGGCGGAGAGGCTTCACAGGAGGAGCTGATTGCCTCAATAGAAGCGGTAAACCGGGACGGTTCCATCCACGGCTGCCTGATATTCAGGCCGTTCCCTGAAGGATTCGACGATGCGCTGATACGTTCGAAGCTGGACCCGGACAAGGATGTGGACGGAATCACCAATGGTTCCCTGTCGGGCGTTTTTACCGGGACGAGGACGGGCTATACCCCCTGTACCGCAGACGCCTGCATGAGAATCCTGGAACATTATGGCTATGATCTGGAAGGGAAAAATGTGGTTGTTATAGGGGCAAGCCTTGTTGTCGGCAGACCGCTGGCCCTGATGTTTCTGACCAGAGAGGCCACGGTTTCACTCTGCCATATTAAGACACGGGACGTCAAACGTTATTGTGACAACGCCGATATCATCGTATCCGCTGCAGGCCATGCGGGGCTTGTCAAGAGGAATATGGTGAAACCGGGACAGACCGTTCTCGATGTAGGCATTAATGTAAATAAAGAAGGAAAACTGTGCGGTGATGTTGATTTTGACGCGGCCGCCGAAATTGTGGACGCAATAACTCCCGTGCCGGGAGGCGTCGGCTCCGTGACAACTTCCGTGCTGGCAATGCATACGATAGAGGCGGCGGAAGCTGCATGGGCTCCAAAAAACTGA
- the gltS gene encoding sodium/glutamate symporter: MELSLNLYQSMALAVAVFYLGSFLKSRVKFFQRYCIPSPVIGGIIFAILSLVFYEFGILNLTVDTTLQSVFMNLFFTSVGFTAGFGMLKKGGKTLVIFMAAVAALITIQNVCGAALCKAFGLNPLMGLALGSLPLTGGHGTSSAFGPLLENMGVENALTVAVAAATYGLIAGNVIGNPLASRRIRKMELKSRGSSEVAQEAMDELKKNTDVTEKLDVGKGTLGLALLFTATGIGTLISMVFERAHITLASYVGAMLVGIIIRNVCDSRNVKIPVQEISTIGSISLNFFLALAMMGMKLYQLADLAMPMIVILLVQTVLAGLFVYFITFNLCGRDYDAAVLSAGHCGFGMGATPNAMANMDSLTQVYGPSAKAYLIIPVCGGFFTDIINSLLITAFMNFL; the protein is encoded by the coding sequence ATGGAATTATCTTTAAATCTTTATCAGTCAATGGCATTGGCGGTTGCAGTGTTTTATCTTGGAAGTTTTTTGAAATCAAGAGTCAAATTTTTTCAGAGGTATTGTATTCCCAGTCCTGTCATCGGCGGAATTATTTTTGCCATATTAAGCCTGGTTTTCTATGAATTCGGAATTTTGAATCTTACGGTTGATACGACGCTTCAGAGTGTATTTATGAACCTGTTCTTTACAAGCGTCGGTTTTACCGCCGGCTTTGGAATGCTGAAAAAGGGGGGGAAAACCCTGGTAATCTTTATGGCGGCGGTTGCAGCCTTAATCACCATCCAGAATGTATGCGGCGCGGCGCTCTGCAAAGCGTTCGGGCTGAATCCGCTTATGGGGCTGGCCCTTGGTTCGCTCCCGCTGACGGGCGGCCATGGAACGTCTTCCGCATTCGGTCCGCTGCTGGAGAATATGGGGGTTGAGAATGCGCTGACGGTGGCCGTAGCAGCGGCAACCTATGGCCTGATTGCAGGCAATGTGATCGGAAATCCGCTGGCCAGCCGTAGAATCAGGAAGATGGAGCTGAAAAGCCGCGGTTCCTCCGAAGTGGCGCAGGAGGCTATGGATGAGTTAAAGAAAAATACCGACGTCACGGAAAAACTTGATGTTGGAAAGGGAACTCTTGGTCTTGCGCTGTTATTTACCGCGACGGGAATCGGAACTCTGATCAGTATGGTATTTGAGCGGGCGCATATTACACTGGCCTCTTATGTGGGCGCCATGCTGGTTGGTATTATTATCAGAAATGTCTGTGACAGCAGAAATGTAAAAATCCCGGTTCAGGAAATCAGTACGATCGGCTCTATCTCCCTTAACTTCTTCCTGGCACTTGCCATGATGGGAATGAAGCTGTATCAGCTTGCCGATTTGGCGATGCCGATGATCGTGATTCTTTTGGTTCAAACCGTGCTGGCCGGATTGTTTGTATACTTTATTACCTTTAATCTCTGTGGCAGGGACTACGACGCGGCCGTTCTGTCGGCCGGACACTGCGGATTCGGAATGGGAGCCACGCCGAATGCAATGGCCAATATGGATTCCCTGACACAGGTATACGGTCCGTCCGCGAAAGCCTATCTTATCATTCCGGTCTGCGGAGGGTTTTTCACCGATATTATTAATTCACTGCTGATTACGGCCTTTATGAACTTCCTGTAA